Proteins found in one Nostoc sp. NIES-3756 genomic segment:
- a CDS encoding carbonic anhydrase, whose protein sequence is MTNNVPRRQLLKFLGMSILGTSFSSCITSPARAASVNWGYIGKAGPEHWDELSPEFQLCGIGRQQTPIDLQVADVKNVTNHDLLSVNYQPTALHLINNGKTVQVNYQAGSYLKFGQQQFELIQFHFHHFSEHRLNGKSYDMELHLVHRSPNGNLAVVAVFLEAGKFNPTLQIIWDAIPQQQGLETRIEDINIDVSRFLPAKHSFFAYTGSLTTPPCSENVLWCVMETPIEASIAQIAQFSQTFPLNARPLQPLNDRLVMEFI, encoded by the coding sequence ATGACTAACAATGTGCCAAGAAGGCAACTCCTAAAATTTTTGGGTATGAGTATCCTGGGAACCTCATTCTCTAGCTGCATTACTTCCCCAGCTAGAGCAGCATCGGTAAACTGGGGTTATATTGGCAAAGCTGGGCCAGAACATTGGGATGAACTTTCTCCTGAATTTCAGCTTTGTGGGATAGGCAGACAACAAACACCGATTGATTTGCAGGTTGCAGATGTCAAAAATGTCACCAATCATGATTTGTTGAGCGTCAATTATCAGCCAACGGCATTACACCTGATAAATAACGGTAAAACTGTTCAAGTTAACTATCAAGCTGGAAGTTACCTGAAATTTGGCCAGCAACAGTTTGAGTTAATTCAGTTCCACTTTCATCACTTCAGCGAACACCGACTGAACGGCAAGTCTTATGATATGGAACTTCATTTAGTTCACCGGAGTCCAAACGGGAATTTAGCTGTGGTCGCTGTTTTCTTGGAAGCAGGAAAATTTAACCCTACATTGCAAATCATCTGGGATGCCATACCTCAACAACAAGGATTAGAAACAAGAATCGAGGATATAAATATTGATGTTTCCCGATTTTTACCAGCAAAACACTCATTTTTCGCTTATACTGGCTCTTTGACAACCCCACCCTGTTCAGAAAATGTTCTCTGGTGCGTCATGGAAACCCCTATTGAAGCCTCCATCGCACAAATAGCTCAATTTAGCCAAACGTTTCCACTCAATGCGCGTCCGCTCCAACCGTTGAACGATCGCTTAGTGATGGAATTTATTTAA
- a CDS encoding APC family permease: MAKRIISIKHLGRQLMDWLLEEDRRKTEGPYRKEEAHRKHPWWQVMCLTGVDYFSTLGYQPGIAALAAGALSPIATLILVLLTLFGALPIYRRIASKSFHGEGSIAMLEHLLSWWQGKLLVLCLLGFVATDFIITITLSAADATAHIIENPLAPSLFHNQSIAITLILVTLLGAVFLRGFREAIGIAVVLVSVYLLLNLIVIAVGSYHILINPSAIANWQAAVFARHSNIFTIIGVAILLFPRLALGLSGFETGVTVMPLVEGSSTDTYEQPRGRIRNTRKLLTAAALIMSFFLLTSSFITTLLIPTAEFATGGKANGRALAYLAHLYLGNSFGTIYDLSTISILWFAGASAMAGLLNIVPRYLPRYGMAPSWALAARPLVLVYTAIAFVVTIIFRADVEAQGGAYATGVLVLITSAAFAVTLSAHRHRSTRGRFIFGGITLIFIYTTIVNIIERPEGIRIAAFFIGAIIITSLVSRVWRSTELRVEQIEIDEIAHQFLTEESQGAIRLIANRLNEGNEQEYSLKEKEVREDNHIPPTDPILFLEIIISDASDFAEVIKVRGVQVGDYRILRAKSAAVPNAIAALLLYIRDQTGKIPHAYFGWVEGNPIQYLLRFILFGEGDIAVVTREVLRRAEKNPERRPAVHVGG; encoded by the coding sequence ATGGCTAAACGAATTATTTCCATAAAACATCTCGGCAGACAGTTGATGGACTGGTTGCTAGAAGAAGACAGAAGAAAGACAGAAGGCCCTTACCGTAAGGAAGAAGCACATCGCAAGCATCCTTGGTGGCAAGTAATGTGTTTGACTGGTGTAGATTATTTTTCTACCCTTGGTTATCAACCGGGTATTGCCGCATTAGCAGCTGGCGCTCTTTCTCCTATAGCTACACTGATTTTGGTTTTACTAACGCTTTTCGGTGCATTACCAATTTATCGCCGCATTGCTAGTAAAAGTTTTCACGGTGAAGGCTCTATTGCCATGTTGGAGCATTTACTTTCCTGGTGGCAAGGAAAATTACTAGTATTATGCTTACTCGGTTTCGTAGCGACGGACTTTATCATTACAATTACACTTTCAGCTGCTGATGCTACCGCCCACATCATCGAAAATCCTCTCGCACCAAGTCTATTTCATAATCAAAGTATTGCTATCACCCTCATTTTAGTGACGTTATTAGGGGCAGTCTTTTTAAGAGGTTTTCGAGAAGCAATCGGTATTGCTGTAGTGTTGGTGAGCGTTTATCTACTGCTAAATTTAATTGTAATTGCTGTTGGCTCGTATCACATTTTGATTAACCCATCGGCGATCGCCAATTGGCAAGCAGCTGTTTTTGCTCGTCACTCTAATATTTTTACCATCATCGGCGTAGCTATCCTATTATTCCCTCGGTTAGCGTTGGGGTTATCAGGTTTTGAAACTGGTGTTACCGTTATGCCTCTGGTAGAAGGTAGCAGCACTGATACGTATGAACAGCCTAGAGGACGTATCCGCAATACTCGAAAGCTACTGACAGCTGCGGCTTTAATTATGAGTTTCTTTCTGCTCACCAGCAGCTTTATTACTACCTTGCTCATCCCAACCGCAGAATTTGCCACAGGTGGTAAAGCCAATGGACGCGCTCTAGCTTATCTAGCACATCTATATTTAGGTAACAGCTTCGGCACAATTTATGACCTCAGCACAATTTCTATTCTCTGGTTTGCTGGCGCATCGGCAATGGCAGGACTACTAAATATTGTGCCTCGCTATTTGCCACGTTATGGTATGGCTCCAAGCTGGGCATTAGCAGCCAGACCTCTAGTGTTGGTCTATACAGCGATCGCCTTTGTTGTCACTATTATCTTCCGGGCAGATGTTGAAGCCCAAGGTGGCGCTTACGCTACAGGTGTCTTGGTCTTAATCACTTCCGCCGCCTTTGCTGTCACCCTCTCTGCTCACCGTCACAGATCCACAAGGGGCAGATTTATCTTCGGTGGCATTACCCTGATATTTATATATACAACTATTGTCAACATCATCGAAAGACCGGAAGGTATAAGAATTGCTGCCTTTTTCATCGGTGCAATTATTATTACCTCCCTAGTTTCCCGCGTTTGGCGCTCAACTGAATTACGGGTAGAGCAAATCGAAATTGACGAAATCGCACACCAATTTCTTACCGAAGAAAGCCAAGGAGCAATTCGCCTCATTGCCAATCGATTGAATGAGGGAAATGAACAAGAGTATTCTTTAAAAGAGAAAGAAGTACGCGAAGACAACCATATTCCGCCAACTGATCCCATTCTCTTTTTAGAAATCATCATCTCCGATGCTTCAGACTTCGCCGAGGTAATTAAAGTTAGAGGCGTACAAGTCGGAGACTACCGTATTCTCCGGGCTAAGAGTGCAGCCGTACCTAATGCGATCGCGGCTTTACTTCTATATATACGTGATCAAACAGGTAAAATTCCTCATGCTTACTTCGGCTGGGTAGAAGGAAACCCAATCCAATACTTACTGCGTTTCATCCTGTTTGGTGAAGGTGATATTGCTGTAGTCACCCGCGAAGTACTGCGCCGTGCAGAGAAGAACCCTGAAAGACGGCCGGCTGTTCATGTGGGAGGATAG
- the mltA gene encoding murein transglycosylase A: MRKTLALVSLSLGIACVNPIATAQVIDVPAPLPSQPVLPSPGKQPPLKLVEIGNNCVTQDPCLGFDEQLFGMGRPSDRRALLASIDNSLRYLTTNTAKRIYQNYPVKGITLSRVRRSLLRFRQLVVNSRTPVQLQAAVRREFAFYQSVGNDGKGTVKFTSYYQPVYNASRFRTSIYKYPVYRLPSNFANWPKPHPTRLQLEGEDGLQGDNSLLRGYELLWFSDRLDAYMVQIQGSAQIQLADGRRTAIGYAGGTDYPWTSIGRELAKDGKLPLSGMTLPKMLSYFRQQPEELNVYLPRWERFVFFQETGSRPATGSINVPVTAERSIATDKSIMPPGALALVHTSIPFPSNAGTMEYRTVSRYVLDQDTGNAIKGPGRVDYFMGTGKQAGDRAGVTGGAGSLYYLLLKR; this comes from the coding sequence ATGAGAAAAACCCTTGCTTTGGTTTCCTTGAGTCTGGGAATTGCTTGTGTAAATCCGATCGCAACAGCTCAGGTGATTGATGTTCCTGCACCACTCCCTAGCCAACCTGTACTACCCTCACCTGGAAAACAGCCACCGCTTAAACTTGTAGAAATTGGCAACAACTGTGTTACCCAAGATCCTTGTTTGGGTTTCGATGAGCAACTTTTTGGTATGGGTAGGCCCAGTGATCGCCGGGCGCTATTAGCGTCAATTGACAACAGTCTACGTTACTTAACAACCAATACCGCCAAACGAATTTATCAAAATTATCCAGTCAAAGGAATTACCCTCAGTCGTGTCCGGCGGAGTTTGCTACGTTTTCGCCAACTAGTTGTCAACTCAAGAACTCCCGTCCAATTGCAAGCTGCTGTCCGGCGAGAGTTTGCTTTTTACCAGTCTGTAGGTAACGACGGCAAGGGTACTGTCAAGTTTACTTCCTACTATCAGCCAGTTTATAACGCCAGCCGTTTTAGGACATCTATATATAAGTATCCTGTTTATCGATTACCATCGAATTTTGCCAATTGGCCTAAACCACATCCCACAAGGCTACAGCTAGAAGGAGAAGATGGTTTACAAGGAGATAACAGCCTATTACGCGGTTATGAATTACTCTGGTTTAGCGATCGCCTAGATGCGTACATGGTACAAATTCAAGGTTCCGCCCAAATTCAGTTAGCTGATGGTAGAAGAACTGCGATCGGTTATGCAGGCGGAACCGATTACCCTTGGACGAGTATCGGGAGAGAACTAGCAAAAGATGGCAAACTCCCCTTGTCCGGAATGACACTACCAAAAATGCTCAGTTACTTCCGCCAACAGCCAGAAGAACTGAATGTTTATCTCCCACGTTGGGAAAGGTTTGTGTTCTTCCAAGAAACAGGTAGTAGACCAGCTACTGGTAGTATTAACGTACCAGTAACAGCAGAACGTTCTATTGCCACCGACAAATCTATCATGCCTCCAGGCGCACTAGCCCTGGTTCATACTTCCATTCCCTTCCCCTCTAATGCTGGCACAATGGAGTATCGTACAGTTAGTCGTTATGTCTTAGATCAAGATACAGGTAATGCTATCAAAGGCCCCGGCAGAGTAGATTACTTCATGGGAACTGGAAAACAAGCAGGCGATCGCGCAGGCGTTACAGGCGGCGCTGGTTCACTATATTATTTGCTGCTAAAAAGATGA
- a CDS encoding GNAT family N-acetyltransferase, whose translation MNSYYQDFLIRNWQKSDRTKAAAVISYVLSEYGLGWEPKGADRDVLEVEECYLATGGEFWVIEHQSQIVGTGAYYPINRGEKAVEIRKMYLLASVRGLGLGKYLLQQLEAAIASRGFQQIWIETASVLVEAVKLYENNGYQAATGVETPRCDRVYVKYL comes from the coding sequence ATGAACAGCTACTATCAAGACTTTTTAATTCGTAACTGGCAAAAAAGCGATCGCACTAAAGCCGCCGCAGTCATCAGTTACGTGTTATCAGAATATGGTCTAGGTTGGGAACCTAAAGGCGCTGACCGCGATGTGTTGGAAGTAGAGGAATGTTACTTAGCCACAGGAGGCGAGTTTTGGGTAATTGAACACCAAAGCCAAATCGTAGGTACGGGGGCATACTATCCTATAAATCGTGGGGAAAAGGCTGTAGAAATTAGGAAAATGTATCTTTTAGCCAGCGTTAGGGGTTTAGGATTAGGGAAATATTTGTTACAACAGTTAGAAGCAGCGATCGCTTCTCGTGGTTTCCAGCAGATTTGGATTGAAACTGCCAGCGTTTTGGTAGAAGCAGTCAAGCTGTATGAAAATAACGGCTATCAAGCAGCGACGGGTGTAGAAACCCCACGTTGCGATCGCGTCTATGTTAAATACCTCTAA
- a CDS encoding tRNA-(ms[2]io[6]A)-hydroxylase, whose translation MLQTINTLKQPTSEAWIEQAIANLDIILLDHSHCERKAAGVALNFMFRYPSNTKMVRELTAIAREELEHFELVNQWLERRNIPLAPLPPPPYGAGLKAAVRPNEPERFLDSLLVTGLIEARSHERLGLLATHCPEPELAKFYKGLMASEARHFGTYWVLAATYFDREIVSQRLDELAIVESELLENLHPEPRIHS comes from the coding sequence GTGTTACAGACTATCAATACACTAAAGCAACCCACAAGTGAGGCTTGGATAGAACAAGCGATCGCTAACTTAGACATCATATTGCTGGATCATTCACACTGCGAACGCAAAGCAGCTGGTGTGGCATTAAATTTTATGTTTCGCTACCCATCTAATACCAAAATGGTTAGAGAATTAACTGCGATCGCCCGTGAAGAGTTAGAACACTTTGAACTAGTGAACCAGTGGCTAGAACGCCGCAATATACCTTTAGCACCCCTACCACCGCCTCCCTATGGTGCTGGTTTAAAAGCGGCTGTACGTCCCAATGAACCCGAACGCTTTTTAGATTCTTTACTTGTGACTGGTTTAATTGAAGCACGGAGTCATGAACGCTTAGGACTATTAGCTACCCATTGTCCTGAACCAGAATTAGCCAAGTTTTATAAAGGTTTGATGGCATCTGAAGCACGACACTTTGGCACATACTGGGTTTTAGCTGCTACTTATTTTGACCGAGAAATTGTTAGTCAAAGGCTCGATGAATTGGCTATTGTGGAAAGTGAGTTACTAGAAAATTTACACCCAGAACCGAGAATCCATAGTTAG
- a CDS encoding DUF4385 domain-containing protein: MAFDYSLDFKNIDFRQHPELYRVGKGEQGVLLVEPYKSEILPYWRFKTPDIARESSQKIYEIFLDYLDKDDFIGADMARKFLQMGYTRSRRYANHKSGRKYKQDDENKEILPYDVDPVKAESAAIFKIKWIEAKTNDKYLHLLAKHKQMYERAYKIQQ; this comes from the coding sequence ATGGCTTTTGATTATTCTTTAGATTTCAAGAATATAGATTTTCGTCAACATCCTGAGCTGTATCGTGTTGGTAAAGGTGAACAGGGTGTACTTTTAGTAGAGCCGTATAAATCAGAGATTCTTCCCTATTGGCGGTTCAAAACTCCTGATATTGCCAGAGAATCAAGCCAAAAGATTTATGAGATTTTTCTTGATTATTTGGATAAGGATGACTTTATTGGTGCAGACATGGCGCGGAAGTTCTTACAGATGGGCTATACGCGATCGCGCCGCTATGCTAATCATAAAAGTGGCAGAAAATATAAGCAAGATGATGAGAACAAAGAGATTCTACCTTATGATGTAGACCCTGTTAAAGCCGAGTCAGCAGCAATATTTAAAATTAAGTGGATAGAAGCAAAAACAAATGATAAATATCTGCATCTATTAGCCAAGCATAAACAGATGTACGAAAGAGCTTATAAAATCCAACAATAG
- a CDS encoding DUF3727 domain-containing protein, with protein MFSSPFSEDNDHAPTGSITLTDEKGRSLECYVEHSLTVDDQEYVLLLPVDSPIEIFAWEGDDEDEEAILVEFDDAVIDDIFATAQAVLAEQNLVLKQTAYALTVAGDLPPVEESELFTLEIEDEAADLEPEQLQLLANFYHDEQEYAIYTPLDPLLFFAKITKTGEPVLLSPEEFRKVQPLLEEQLFNEVE; from the coding sequence ATGTTTTCCTCCCCATTTTCTGAAGATAACGACCATGCTCCAACGGGTTCCATCACCTTGACGGATGAAAAAGGGCGATCGCTGGAATGCTATGTAGAACATTCGCTCACAGTGGATGACCAAGAATATGTTTTACTGCTTCCTGTCGACTCACCTATAGAAATTTTCGCTTGGGAAGGTGACGACGAAGACGAAGAAGCAATCCTAGTAGAATTTGATGATGCCGTTATTGACGACATCTTTGCTACGGCTCAAGCTGTCCTAGCAGAGCAAAACTTGGTACTCAAACAAACTGCTTATGCTTTGACAGTAGCTGGTGATTTACCTCCGGTGGAAGAATCAGAGCTATTTACTCTAGAAATTGAAGACGAAGCGGCTGATTTAGAACCAGAGCAACTCCAGTTACTTGCTAATTTCTATCATGATGAACAGGAGTATGCAATTTATACGCCTCTTGATCCACTGTTATTTTTCGCCAAAATAACAAAGACTGGCGAACCCGTTCTTCTCTCTCCAGAAGAGTTTCGCAAAGTGCAACCCCTGTTAGAAGAACAACTTTTTAATGAAGTTGAATAA
- a CDS encoding YqeG family HAD IIIA-type phosphatase, giving the protein MTWNKFLQPDLILAGSVLNLTPDIIQHYNLKGLVLDVDETLVPITVGDASPELKEWVEQIRSHATLWLVSNNLNQARIGGIARSLNIPYYLGAAKPSRRKIRAALQAMNLPVEQVGMVGDRLFTDVLAGNRLGMFTILVEPIVHPDAALRSHPIRNFEVWFSEILGATINPEHTKSYNK; this is encoded by the coding sequence ATGACTTGGAATAAGTTCTTACAGCCTGATTTAATTTTAGCGGGTTCAGTATTAAACCTCACACCAGATATTATTCAACATTACAACCTCAAAGGGTTGGTGTTAGATGTTGATGAAACCTTAGTACCCATTACAGTGGGAGACGCTTCGCCAGAACTGAAAGAATGGGTAGAGCAGATTCGTAGCCATGCAACGCTGTGGTTGGTGAGCAATAACTTGAACCAAGCGCGTATTGGTGGTATTGCTCGTTCTTTAAACATACCTTATTACTTGGGTGCAGCCAAGCCTTCACGGCGTAAAATTAGAGCAGCCCTACAAGCAATGAATTTACCAGTTGAGCAAGTAGGCATGGTAGGCGATCGCTTATTTACCGATGTCTTAGCAGGTAATCGTTTAGGTATGTTTACCATTTTGGTAGAGCCAATCGTCCATCCTGATGCAGCTTTGCGTTCTCATCCCATCCGTAATTTTGAAGTTTGGTTTTCGGAGATTTTAGGAGCCACAATTAACCCTGAACACACCAAGAGTTACAACAAGTAA
- a CDS encoding ComF family protein: MPLWNQHFKGLLDLFLQANCPLCQRPTSSQLCVNCTRQLQRCHQKHPDALWKQPIPVFGWGVYGGILRRAIAVMKYENQPEIAHCLGQWLGEAWLLHSLHQTTQILVVPIPLHASKQKQRGYNQAALIAQSFCQITGLKLKQNGLARVRETTAQFGLSLSERENNLAQAFAIGQDLRHSHPNTPVLLIDDIYTTGATAKSAVETLRQNEITVLGLAAVATAVKDSYVKN; this comes from the coding sequence ATGCCATTATGGAATCAACATTTTAAAGGTCTGCTTGACCTGTTTTTACAAGCCAACTGTCCTCTGTGTCAAAGACCTACATCTAGTCAACTTTGTGTCAACTGCACTAGACAATTACAAAGATGTCATCAAAAACATCCTGATGCTTTGTGGAAACAGCCAATACCTGTATTTGGCTGGGGTGTATATGGTGGTATACTCAGGCGGGCGATCGCAGTTATGAAGTATGAAAATCAGCCCGAAATTGCTCATTGTTTGGGGCAATGGTTAGGAGAAGCATGGTTGTTACATTCTCTTCATCAAACAACACAAATTTTAGTTGTACCAATCCCACTCCATGCCAGCAAGCAAAAACAACGAGGTTACAATCAAGCGGCATTAATTGCCCAAAGCTTTTGCCAAATAACTGGACTAAAATTAAAACAAAATGGTTTGGCGAGAGTACGTGAAACGACAGCACAGTTTGGTTTATCGTTATCTGAGCGAGAAAATAACTTGGCCCAAGCTTTTGCTATTGGACAAGATTTGCGTCATAGTCACCCAAACACTCCAGTATTGTTAATAGATGATATTTACACCACTGGCGCTACGGCTAAATCTGCCGTGGAAACACTCCGCCAAAATGAAATTACCGTTTTGGGGTTAGCTGCTGTTGCTACTGCTGTTAAAGATAGTTACGTAAAAAATTAA
- the proB gene encoding glutamate 5-kinase, with product MTKTIVVKIGTSSLTQPETGQLALSTIATLAETLSYLRQQGNRVILVSSGAVGVGCARLGLTERPKAIALKQAVAAVGQGRLMRVYDDLFTTLQQPIAQVLLTRSDLVQRSRYLNVYNTFRELLALGVIPVVNENDTVAVDELKFGDNDTLSALVASLVEADWLFLLTDVDKLYSADPRSVPDARPISLVTSIKELADLQVQTGTQGSAWGTGGMMTKISAARIAIAAGVRTVITQGRFPHNIEKILQGELIGTHFQPQPEPTSARKRWIAYGLVPAGKLYLDSGAIAAIVQAGKSLLAAGIKTVEGDFDTQDAVQLLDIQGNEIARGLVNYSSSDLQKICGRHSKEIPTILGYVGAETVIHRDNLVLT from the coding sequence ATGACCAAAACAATTGTTGTTAAAATTGGTACTTCTAGCCTGACGCAACCGGAAACAGGACAATTGGCGCTGTCTACCATTGCTACTTTAGCAGAAACGCTTTCTTATTTAAGACAGCAAGGTAATCGCGTGATTTTAGTCTCCTCTGGTGCAGTGGGTGTGGGTTGTGCGCGTTTGGGTTTGACAGAACGTCCCAAAGCGATCGCCCTCAAACAAGCGGTAGCAGCAGTTGGTCAAGGTCGTTTAATGCGCGTATATGACGATTTATTTACCACCTTGCAGCAGCCGATCGCCCAAGTATTGCTCACACGAAGCGATTTGGTACAGCGCAGCCGTTATTTGAATGTTTACAATACTTTTCGGGAATTACTAGCGCTAGGGGTAATTCCTGTAGTCAATGAGAATGATACAGTCGCCGTAGACGAACTAAAATTTGGTGATAACGATACATTGTCAGCATTGGTTGCTAGTCTTGTAGAGGCTGACTGGCTATTTTTACTCACCGATGTAGACAAATTATATTCCGCCGATCCCCGTTCTGTTCCAGATGCTCGACCGATATCATTGGTAACTAGCATCAAAGAATTAGCAGACTTACAGGTGCAAACAGGAACGCAAGGTTCTGCTTGGGGTACTGGCGGGATGATGACAAAGATTTCCGCCGCTAGAATTGCGATCGCGGCTGGAGTGCGTACCGTCATCACTCAAGGGAGATTTCCCCACAATATTGAAAAAATCTTACAAGGGGAATTGATAGGAACTCATTTTCAACCCCAACCAGAACCGACTTCTGCCCGTAAACGGTGGATTGCCTACGGTTTAGTACCTGCTGGTAAATTATACTTGGATTCTGGTGCGATCGCGGCAATTGTCCAAGCTGGTAAATCCTTATTAGCAGCAGGAATCAAAACTGTTGAAGGTGATTTTGATACGCAAGATGCTGTGCAGTTATTAGATATTCAAGGCAATGAAATTGCTAGAGGTCTAGTCAACTATAGCAGCAGTGACCTACAAAAAATTTGCGGTCGTCATTCTAAAGAGATTCCGACAATACTAGGTTACGTAGGTGCAGAAACCGTTATTCATCGGGATAACTTAGTCCTGACTTAA
- a CDS encoding Crp/Fnr family transcriptional regulator — MLNPVLTIAIFQKQPDPQVFSAGQVIFEEGQPGDYMYGILEGSVDLFINGKVVETIEVGGVFGTGILVGVSNRTYTAIAKTDCQLSYLDEKRFLFAVQETPMFALNVLRSYAERLSRLQRLV; from the coding sequence ATGTTAAATCCTGTATTGACGATCGCTATCTTTCAAAAGCAACCCGATCCTCAAGTATTCTCAGCTGGACAGGTCATCTTTGAAGAAGGACAACCTGGCGATTATATGTACGGCATCTTGGAAGGATCAGTAGATTTGTTTATCAATGGCAAGGTTGTAGAAACAATAGAGGTAGGGGGAGTATTTGGTACAGGTATACTAGTAGGAGTGTCTAATAGGACTTATACTGCGATCGCCAAAACTGATTGTCAACTATCTTATCTAGATGAGAAACGGTTTTTATTTGCTGTGCAAGAAACACCCATGTTTGCACTTAATGTTCTAAGAAGCTATGCAGAACGGCTTAGTCGTTTGCAGCGTCTAGTTTAA
- a CDS encoding PPC domain-containing protein, with amino-acid sequence MAMAISTTAALAQTSKLYSPILLTDFKEISDALSDKDIPTGQGGFARDYAVKLNKGDNLAVDLSSESFDSIITLLAPDGSTLAENDDGPDGTSNSLLFTRINETGTFIIRVRSFGETGVGPFKLKVTKLQPMK; translated from the coding sequence ATGGCAATGGCCATAAGTACAACAGCAGCATTGGCTCAAACTAGTAAGTTGTACAGTCCTATTCTTTTGACTGATTTTAAGGAAATTTCCGATGCACTTTCAGATAAAGATATTCCCACAGGACAGGGTGGATTTGCTCGTGATTATGCAGTGAAATTGAATAAGGGTGACAATCTGGCAGTTGATTTATCTTCAGAAAGTTTTGATAGTATCATCACACTACTAGCACCAGATGGCTCGACATTAGCAGAAAATGATGATGGCCCTGACGGTACTAGCAATTCTTTACTGTTTACTCGCATCAATGAAACAGGGACTTTCATTATTCGTGTTCGGTCTTTTGGTGAAACGGGAGTTGGGCCTTTTAAACTTAAGGTGACGAAACTGCAACCGATGAAGTAA
- a CDS encoding VOC family protein yields MVTTPSSLNSVLIPGNLRRVHHIALNVKDMQASRHFYGTILGLHELTGDAVPATLVEMVAAGKVANFVTPDGTILDLFWTPDLKPPNPDPEQNFTRAYHLAFDIDPRLFERALAVLRENEIAIAHGPVTRPTGRGVYFYDPDGFMIEIRCDPH; encoded by the coding sequence ATGGTAACTACCCCTTCCTCCCTCAACAGTGTGCTGATACCGGGTAATTTGCGGAGAGTACATCATATTGCCCTCAATGTTAAAGATATGCAGGCTTCCCGACACTTTTACGGCACTATTTTGGGTTTACATGAACTCACTGGTGATGCAGTACCTGCAACTTTAGTAGAAATGGTAGCCGCAGGGAAAGTAGCTAACTTTGTCACTCCCGACGGGACAATTTTAGACCTATTTTGGACACCCGATTTAAAACCGCCAAATCCAGACCCAGAGCAGAACTTTACCAGAGCATATCATTTAGCTTTTGATATTGACCCACGTTTATTTGAGCGAGCGTTGGCAGTATTGCGAGAAAATGAAATTGCGATCGCTCACGGCCCTGTTACTCGTCCCACTGGTAGAGGTGTATATTTCTACGACCCCGATGGCTTTATGATCGAAATACGTTGCGACCCCCACTAA
- a CDS encoding RNA recognition motif domain-containing protein produces the protein MSIYVGNLSYDVTEESLNAVFAEYGSVKRVQLPVDRETGRVRGFGFVEMSSDAEETAAIEALDGAEWMGRDLKVNKAKPREDRGGGGSRGSYGGGNRGGNNNFRNRY, from the coding sequence ATGTCCATTTATGTAGGCAACCTTTCTTACGACGTTACTGAAGAGAGCTTGAATGCTGTATTTGCAGAATATGGTTCTGTAAAGCGCGTTCAGCTACCTGTAGACCGTGAAACTGGTCGTGTACGTGGCTTTGGTTTCGTGGAAATGAGTAGCGATGCGGAAGAAACAGCTGCCATTGAAGCACTTGATGGTGCTGAGTGGATGGGGCGTGACCTAAAAGTTAACAAGGCTAAACCCAGAGAGGACAGAGGTGGCGGCGGTTCCAGAGGTTCCTATGGTGGTGGGAATCGAGGTGGTAATAACAACTTCCGTAACCGTTATTAA
- a CDS encoding VOC family protein produces the protein MLLQLTHIRLLVSNYTECFFFYRDALGFTIDWGDENSGYAELHTGDYIKLALFKKELMAEAVPSAYQPSAIECQNKVALVFAVDNVDELYYHLKDHNAIVVTQPLDRPEWGLRTAHLRDPDGNLIEIFSNMSSIN, from the coding sequence ATGCTGCTACAGTTAACACATATCAGGTTGCTTGTCTCCAATTACACAGAATGTTTTTTCTTCTACCGGGATGCGCTGGGATTTACGATCGATTGGGGTGATGAAAATAGTGGTTATGCTGAGTTACATACAGGCGACTATATCAAGTTGGCTTTATTTAAGAAAGAGTTAATGGCGGAAGCTGTTCCCAGTGCTTATCAACCTTCAGCAATTGAGTGTCAGAACAAAGTCGCTTTAGTGTTTGCAGTAGATAATGTCGATGAGTTGTATTATCATCTCAAAGACCATAATGCGATCGTTGTAACTCAACCTCTAGACCGTCCAGAATGGGGACTAAGAACAGCACATTTGCGCGATCCTGATGGAAATTTAATTGAAATATTCAGCAATATGAGCAGTATAAATTAA